The region TGGTGGCGGATCTTGGCGGCGTGGCGCTGTGGAGATTCGGagtccgatgcgcggagatgaaCTCGCACAGGGAGgtggcgctgtctggcgtcgtggtggcgtcaacgGTAGTTAAACTGGACAAGGTTGATGCAGCAATACAACactaaagatggattggtggcaggtggctgcggcggcctcatacccggcagacgtcctggttgaggagtgcgtcaGACTGGtaggtgcccatacccggcaggcgtcctggttgggacctcaggtcttagatgtttaggtttggctgcgatgtctgtttggtattaggctcagactatctgcgccccttcatcaattggataggtgtagcgacagttgttgctctgatggtggctttagtcttgctgttgtatggctttgtaaggtcttatgagaataattaataaagtggccatatgcatcgcctagatgcagaggccgggggtcatcctcctttaaaaaaaactTATGTGTCATCCATCTTCAGGGCCTTTGTGCTGGACGCAACATCCCAGAGTTTAACAGTGCAATCAGCCGATCCAGATGCAAGCAATGCTCCCTCGCAGCTATAAAACAGAGGAAGAATTGTTGAACTAAGATGATTCTTTGGTATAGCATATTAGCAGGAAATTAAGGTAATCATGCTTCTCCAAAAACTAaaaaaacatactccctccgtcccataatgtaactaGACAGAACAACACAGCATGACTAGTAGCTAGACAGAACAACACAGCATGACTAGGCACTGGAAGAGAAAAAATGTAGACTTCAAAACAGAAGAATTATAAGTCATACTCAATCTAATCCGTTGATGGAAGACATTTTTTACATAATTTATACTGGAAACAGTGGTTAAAACATGGGAAAAAATTACAGGATTTTTAATAGATCCAGAAGTAAATCTACTGCGGTCAACCAACAACTGCATTGCGACCAATTACATAAGCTGGACCATCGATGTATGTTCAAGAAAAAACAACCACACACAGGCATTCAAGTTCCATGGTGTGGTCATTTGAAGATAGAATCATGCAATATTCCAGTTAAATACTCTAAAAAGGTGGCCAAAATGGTTAGTAAACCCATTGCTCATGTATAGATAAATCTAACCCAGTGTGAACTGAAGCCGCTGCTCAGCAAACTGATTAAAGGCAGCAGACAGGAAAGGCCAGTTTCTCAAGCCCTGCCatagacttatactccctccgtgaaGAAATATAAGAGCTTTTAGATCACTACTCTAGTGAtctaaaatgctcttatatttctttacagagggagtactcttTACACATATTTGGTATATCAGCTACTGTTTGACACATGGGATACTAAGCAAGCAAAACAATATATAATGATGAGTACCTGAAAGCAAGTGACCACACACAAGAGTTGTGTCCCGCTAGTGGTGAAAGGCAGCGACCAGTAGAGAGATCCCACATCATGATGGTCCCATCTTCGTCTCCGGAGGCCATGTATCGCCCATCAGGAGACATTGCCAGTGATAAGACCATACTCCTATGACCAATGAACATTCGTATACATTCACCAGTTTGAACATCCCATGGCCTTACAGTTTTGTCACTAGAGCCGGTGGCAATGTAGTTACAGTTTACATGCCACTGCACACACTGTCAGATAAGTAGTTTGCAGAAGAAAACACCAGTCAGAACATGCAGACATCAGTGCATGGCATTGAAAGCAATCCCATAGGCAGATTAAAAATTCTCAAATCAATACAAGTTCAGAGATAGAAGCACACTTACATCAACATCAGCAAGGTGCCCAGCCATTATCCGCAAAGGTTGGATTTTATCCATTGACCAGATTCGAGCAGTCCTGTCATGCGAGGCACTGGCAAAATAATGACCGACTGGACTAAACTGCCACAAAAACATAAAAATATGTCAGCAATACAAGTACACAACGCACATTGATGTCTATTCAGTACAACAGAATTAGAAAGCTATGCAACATAAATATATGTACCGATCATAAGCTGTTGAAAAAAACATCAAGCCCAACAGACCTATTCGTGGTCATTCTTCCTCAGCCATGATGGCTCTGCTCGCTCCCCTCCCTCCCCGCTCCTCCTAGCCCTCCCACCCTCCAGCACAGCCGCCAGCGAATCCCCACCGTCAGCCCACCCAGCACCTCCCCTAGCCATGGCGGCCCCAAGTGCTGACCCTGTCGAACCCCGGGCGACCCTCTCCGACGACCGCGTGTCCTCCGGCGACCGCTGGTACAATTCGGAGAGCGGGTCCTCGGCCCGCTCGTACAACGACGTCGCACGCACACCGCCGGCTATGCCCGCGCCGCTCGCTCTCCTCGCTCCCGCACACGCCGTCGACCAGCCTCGACTGCCCGTTGCGAGCCGCATTGGCCCCCGCTCCGAGGTGCACCGTGCCCCCGGCGGCGTCCAGGTCGACGCCGACGGCTTCCAGCAGCCGCGGCGCCGgaaccgtcgccgccgcccccgccaagaCGACGAGCCCAATACGACTCCACGCCAACGGCGCATCCCATCCCCGGAAGAGGTCGCTGGACTCTGCTTCTGCTGCCTCGACCCTGGTCATCGTGTTCGGGACTGCACCAACGACATTCGGTGCCGCCGATGCCTGGAATCCGGCCACGACTCACGCTCCTGCAACCCACAGCACCGGAGAGCCGTCCGGGCCGACCCTGACCGCGCTCGCCCTGCTGCTCGGGCGCGGGCGCCCCAGGCCGCgcagccacctccgcctcctctCGCCGCCTTGGCCGCTGCGCCCTTG is a window of Triticum dicoccoides isolate Atlit2015 ecotype Zavitan unplaced genomic scaffold, WEW_v2.0 scaffold74756, whole genome shotgun sequence DNA encoding:
- the LOC119347732 gene encoding transcription initiation factor TFIID subunit 5-like, giving the protein MTRVEAAEAESSDLFRGWDAPLAWSRIGLVVLAGAAATVPAPRLLEAVGVDLDAAGGTVHLGAGANAARNGQSRLVDGVCGSEESERRGHSRRCACDVVFSPVGHYFASASHDRTARIWSMDKIQPLRIMAGHLADVDCVQWHVNCNYIATGSSDKTVRPWDVQTGECIRMFIGHRSMVLSLAMSPDGRYMASGDEDGTIMMWDLSTGRCLSPLAGHNSCVWSLAFSCEGALLASGSADCTVKLWDVASSTKALKMDDTKAGSTNRLRLLKALPTKSTPVYNLRFSWRNLLFVSGALSL